A section of the Oryza sativa Japonica Group chromosome 1, ASM3414082v1 genome encodes:
- the LOC4324176 gene encoding cytosolic isocitrate dehydrogenase [NADP] — MAFEKIKVANPIVEMDGDEMTRIFWQSIKDKLIFPFLDLDIKYYDLGVLHRDATDDKVTVEAAEATLKYNVAIKCATITPDEARVKEFNLKQMWKSPNGTIRNIINGTVFREPIICKNVPRLVPGWTKPICIGRHAFGDQYRATDAVLKGPGKLKLVFEGKDEQIDLEVFNFTGAGGVALSMYNTDESIRAFAEASMTTAYEKKWPLYLSTKNTILKKYDGRFKDIFQEVYEAGWKSKFEAAGIWYEHRLIDDMVAYALKSEGGYVWACKNYDGDVQSDFLAQGFGSLGLMTSVLVCPDGKTIEAEAAHGTVTRHFRVHQKGGETSTNSIASIFAWTRGLAHRAKLDDNARLLDFALKLEAACVGTVESGKMTKDLALLIHGSSNVTRSHYLNTEEFIDAVAAELRSRLAAN, encoded by the exons atggcgttCGAGAAGATCAAGGTCGCCAACCCCATCGTCGAGATGGACG GTGATGAGATGACCAGGATATTCTGGCAGTCTATCAAGGACAAG CTTATCTTTCCATTTTTGGATCTGGACATTAAGTACTATGACTTGGGAGTTCTCCACCGTGATGCAACTGATGACAAGGTCACCGTGGAGGCTGCAGAGGCTACTCTCAA GTACAATGTGGCTATTAAGTGTGCGACGATTACTCCAG ATGAGGCTCGGGTTAAGGAGTTCAACCTAAAGCAAATGTGGAAGAGCCCCAATGGCACAATTAGGAATATTATCAATG GCACTGTATTCAGAGAGCCAATTATATGCAAAAATGTCCCAAGGCTTGTTCCAG GATGGACTAAGCCCATTTGCATTGGAAGGCATGCTTTTGGTGATCAGTACCGAGCaactgatgcagttctgaaggGGCCTGGCAAGCTCAAGCTGGTTTTTG AGGGAAAGGATGAGCAGATTGATCTGGAGGTGTTCAACTTCACTGGTGCTGGAGGAGTTGCTTTGTCTATGTACAACACTGATGAG TCAATCCGAGCTTTTGCTGAAGCTTCTATGACAACTGCTTATGAGAAGAAATGGCCGCTTTATCTTAGCACCAAAAACACAATCCTGAAGAAATATGATGGAAG GTTCAAGGATATTTTCCAGGAGGTCTATGAAGCTGGGTGGAAATCCAAGTTTGAGGCTGCCGGAATATG GTATGAGCATCGTCTCATCGATGACATGGTTGCTTATGCACTTAAGAGTGAAGGGGGCTATGTGTGGGCTTGCAAGAATTACGATGGAGATGTGCAGAGTGATTTCTTAGCTCAAG GCTTTGGTTCATTGGGTTTGATGACATCAGTATTG GTGTGCCCTGATGGAAAAACAATTGAAGCTGAAGCTGCCCATGGCACGGTTACCCGTCATTTCCGTGTTCACCAGAAGGGAGGTGAAACCAGCACAAACAGCATTGCTTCAATCTTTGCTTGGACCAGAGGACTTGCACACAG GGCAAAGCTTGACGACAATGCTAGACTTCTTGACTTTGCACTAAAACTTGAAGCTGCTTGCGTTGGAACCGTGGAATCTGGGAAGATGACCAAAGACCTTGCTCTTCTTATTCACGGGTCTTCAAA CGTCACAAGAAGCCATTACCTGAACACTGAAGAGTTCATTGATGCGGTTGCTGCGGAGCTCCGGTCAAGACTGGCAGCCAACTGA
- the LOC4324175 gene encoding uncharacterized protein: MSGAQGAQPMGETTPTTYESVGGGENRTRTDLRSREDQGAIQIDKVQDKVDEPAARKVDDRAFDAKQVGHGAGADAGATGTGA, from the coding sequence ATGTCGGGGGCGCAGGGCGCGCAGCCGATGGGCgagacgacgccgacgacgtaCGAGTCGGTGGGCGGCGGGGAGAACCGCACGCGCACGGACCTGCGTTCGCGGGAGGACCAGGGCGCCATCCAGATCGACAAGGTGCAGGACAAGGTCGACGAGCCCGCCGCGCGCAAGGTGGACGACCGCGCCTTCGACGCCAAGCAGGTCggccacggcgccggcgccgacgccggggCCACCGGGACCGGCGCGTGA